The proteins below come from a single Stomoxys calcitrans chromosome 1, idStoCalc2.1, whole genome shotgun sequence genomic window:
- the LOC131994211 gene encoding uncharacterized protein LOC131994211 yields the protein MPTPTSGGVVLYNPDWEPSSPRRQIGDTCSSAQSPHRQETKIKKIQSDTITTDSKTKSTLDPQLQHHNNHKCGTQHTTPTNSNIANPPPVKYNVYLLQSTILII from the exons ATGCCTACGCCCACCTCCGGAGGAGTGGTGTTGTACAACCCGGATTGGGAGCCGTCTTCGCCCAGGAGACAGATTGGGGATACGTGTTCGTCGGCCCAGTCACCTCACAGGCaagaaaccaaaattaaaaag atacaaagtgacacaataacaaccgactcaaaaaccaaatctacactcgacccacaattgcaacatcacaacaaccataagtgcgggacacaacatacaacaccaactaattctaatattgcaaaccccccacctgttaaatacaatgtctatctactacaatcaactatactcataatttaa